In the Rhinoderma darwinii isolate aRhiDar2 chromosome 13, aRhiDar2.hap1, whole genome shotgun sequence genome, one interval contains:
- the PLEKHH3 gene encoding pleckstrin homology domain-containing family H member 3 isoform X3: protein MRPAPEGSPDVGVTQPVRASNGVERPLHVSEEKHSLITPSSKVMCKDDQDVIVKGWLQREVSGEARRPWSRLKKYWFVLTPDSLDCYNSNEKPNKRLGSLVLTSLCSVMWPSKQTYKETGYWNVTVHGRKHCYRLYTEHLNEAVHWVCAIQKVIDRKDPMETPTQLLIKDIEENHCNQETVEEIYKLNPILRHTKSPLYAPLLPFAYGSDDHSPHNVKGYTALRDEAVKIFNSLQQMESERDPVPLMQGVLQTCLDLRPLRDEVYCQVIKQTTDPPEPGSTSDLRYWQLLTCMSCTYLPSPAVLRFLQFHLHRMKGVYPNTEMENCADFILSSLAKTKQREYVPSYEEISVLIQRQELICTVYYPGCGVCKVPITSHTTAGELVEELIKKLKLTCSRNVFALFEQNNHYEQALGKATIVADTLTRFENFTCEEKGFETRWRLYFKLYCFLETEDVPKDSLEYSFLFQQAHEAVIQGYLPTNEETLQSLAALRLQFLNGDFCPNAPFPRLEELFPIYILHSRALASSKPHITSKPSCPSLHKGLFSGALPNGLWNNSLVKQKAEESQKFKGRVKEEGANMMSAIVDKWKALQSMDKTEVMATYLSIVKQWSGYGSTLFDIDFYMSSVGSFSQRLWLGISATSISLYKQGEVDAFENIQYSQITSFGVSDNSTFKVSVGEREMIFETTKVDEITQLINMYLTCISNGSPHPGESSSNSSEDPSQLV, encoded by the exons GCCGTTACATGTCTCTGAGGAAAAACACAGCCTGATAACACCGAGCAGCAAGGTTATGTGCAAGGACGACCAGGATGTCATTGTGAAAG GGTGGTTGCAGCGCGAAGTTAGTGGCGAAGCCAGACGGCCCTGGTCCAGACTGAAGAAATACTGGTTTGTCCTGACTCCAGATTCCCTAGATTGCTATAACAGCAATGAGAAGCCTAACAAACGCTTGGGAAGCTTGGTgctcaccagcttgtgttctgtcATGTGGCCATCTAAACAAACTTACAAGGAGACAG GGTACTGGAATGTAACTGTGCATGGAAGGAAGCACTGTTACCGCTTATACACAGAACATCTCAATGAGGCTGTACACTGGGTGTGTGCCATCCAGAAAGTGATAGACCGCAAAGACCCAATGGAGACTCCCACACAGCTGCTGATAAAAGACATTGAA GAGAATCATTGCAACCAAGAAACTGTGGAAGAAATCTACAAATTGAACCCCATTCTACGGCATACAAAGAGCCCCCTCTATGCTCCACTTTTACCCTTCGCTTATGGATCTGACGATCATTCCC CTCATAACGTCAAGGGTTACACAGCTCTACGAGATGAAGCGGTGAAAATATTTAACTCCCTACAGCAAATGGAGAGCGAACGAGACCCTGTGCCGCTAATGCAGGGCGTTCTTCAGACGTGCCTAGACCTACGGCCTCTACGAGACGAGGTTTACTGCCAGGTTATAAAGCAAACCACAGACCCACCAGAGCCAGGGAGTACATCTGACCTCCGATATTGGCAGCTGCTTACTTGCATGAGTTGCACTTACCTGCCTAGTCCTGCTGTCCTTCGCTTCCTACAGTTTCACTTGCACAG AATGAAAGGCGTTTACCCCAACACGGAAATGGAGAATTGTGCCGATTTCATCCTGTCGTCTCTGGCCAAGACAAAACAGCGCGAGTATGTGCCATCCTATGAGGAGATCTCCGTGCTGATTCAGAGGCAGGAGTTGATATGCACCGTGTACTACCCAGGATGTGGTGTCTGTAAAGTTCCAATTACTTCTCATACTACAGCTGGAGAG TTGGTAGAAGAGCTAATTAAAAAGCTGAAGCTGACCTGCAGTCGAAACGTGTTTGCCCTCTTTGAGCAGAACAACCATTACGAGCAAGCGCTGGGCAAAGCCACTATAGTTGCAGATACCCTCACCAGGTTTGAAAA cttcacGTGTGAAGAGAAAGGGTTTGAAACCCGATGGAGGTTATACTTCAAGCTTTACTGCTTCCTAGAAACAGAGGATGTCCCGAAAGACAGCTTAGAATATTCTTTCCTTTTTCAGCAG GCCCATGAAGCAGTAATCCAAGGCTATCTTCCAACAAATGAGGAAACGTTGCAGTCATTGGCAGCTCTTCGTCTGCAGTTCCTTAATGGTGACTTTTGCCCGAATGCACCTTTCCCTCGGCTAGAGGAGCTGTTTCCCATTTACATTCTTCACTCTCGGGCTTTGGCGTCTAGTAAACCTCACATTACATCAAAGCCTTCCTGTCCCAGCCTTCACAAAGGACTTTTCTCAGGAGCTCTTCCCAATGGATTGTGGAACAACTCTCTAGTTAAACAGAAGGCGGAGGAAAGTCAGAAGTTTAAGGGTCGTGTGAAGGAGGAAGGGGCCAATATGATGTCTGCCATTGTAGACAAATGGAAGGCTCTTCAGAGCATGGATAAAACTGAAGTCATGGCCACTTATCTGTCCATAGTTAAACAGTGGTCTGGTTATGGATCCACGTTATTTGACATTGACTTTTATATG AGTTCTGTTGGGAGTTTCTCACAGCGGCTGTGGTTGGGCATCAGTGCCACCTCTATTAGTCTCTACAAGCAGGGAGAAGTGGATGCTTTTGAAAACATTCAGTACAGTCAAATCACATCCTTTGGTGTTTCGGACAATTCCACGTTTAAAGTGTCAGTGGGAGAAAGAGAAATGATCTTCGAAACGACTAAG GTTGATGAGATCACTCAGCTTATTAACATGTACCTCACCTGCATCAGTAATGGGTCTCCCCATCCTGGTGAAAGCAGCAGCAATTCTTCTGAAGACCCGAGCCAGCTGGTCTGA
- the PLEKHH3 gene encoding pleckstrin homology domain-containing family H member 3 isoform X1 produces the protein MPLQGFWWWVCCRHGFTLLGREYGEKEEEEESLEMSSPGVQMTNRNGSPDVGVTQPVRASNGVERPLHVSEEKHSLITPSSKVMCKDDQDVIVKGWLQREVSGEARRPWSRLKKYWFVLTPDSLDCYNSNEKPNKRLGSLVLTSLCSVMWPSKQTYKETGYWNVTVHGRKHCYRLYTEHLNEAVHWVCAIQKVIDRKDPMETPTQLLIKDIEENHCNQETVEEIYKLNPILRHTKSPLYAPLLPFAYGSDDHSPHNVKGYTALRDEAVKIFNSLQQMESERDPVPLMQGVLQTCLDLRPLRDEVYCQVIKQTTDPPEPGSTSDLRYWQLLTCMSCTYLPSPAVLRFLQFHLHRMKGVYPNTEMENCADFILSSLAKTKQREYVPSYEEISVLIQRQELICTVYYPGCGVCKVPITSHTTAGELVEELIKKLKLTCSRNVFALFEQNNHYEQALGKATIVADTLTRFENFTCEEKGFETRWRLYFKLYCFLETEDVPKDSLEYSFLFQQAHEAVIQGYLPTNEETLQSLAALRLQFLNGDFCPNAPFPRLEELFPIYILHSRALASSKPHITSKPSCPSLHKGLFSGALPNGLWNNSLVKQKAEESQKFKGRVKEEGANMMSAIVDKWKALQSMDKTEVMATYLSIVKQWSGYGSTLFDIDFYMSSVGSFSQRLWLGISATSISLYKQGEVDAFENIQYSQITSFGVSDNSTFKVSVGEREMIFETTKVDEITQLINMYLTCISNGSPHPGESSSNSSEDPSQLV, from the exons GCCGTTACATGTCTCTGAGGAAAAACACAGCCTGATAACACCGAGCAGCAAGGTTATGTGCAAGGACGACCAGGATGTCATTGTGAAAG GGTGGTTGCAGCGCGAAGTTAGTGGCGAAGCCAGACGGCCCTGGTCCAGACTGAAGAAATACTGGTTTGTCCTGACTCCAGATTCCCTAGATTGCTATAACAGCAATGAGAAGCCTAACAAACGCTTGGGAAGCTTGGTgctcaccagcttgtgttctgtcATGTGGCCATCTAAACAAACTTACAAGGAGACAG GGTACTGGAATGTAACTGTGCATGGAAGGAAGCACTGTTACCGCTTATACACAGAACATCTCAATGAGGCTGTACACTGGGTGTGTGCCATCCAGAAAGTGATAGACCGCAAAGACCCAATGGAGACTCCCACACAGCTGCTGATAAAAGACATTGAA GAGAATCATTGCAACCAAGAAACTGTGGAAGAAATCTACAAATTGAACCCCATTCTACGGCATACAAAGAGCCCCCTCTATGCTCCACTTTTACCCTTCGCTTATGGATCTGACGATCATTCCC CTCATAACGTCAAGGGTTACACAGCTCTACGAGATGAAGCGGTGAAAATATTTAACTCCCTACAGCAAATGGAGAGCGAACGAGACCCTGTGCCGCTAATGCAGGGCGTTCTTCAGACGTGCCTAGACCTACGGCCTCTACGAGACGAGGTTTACTGCCAGGTTATAAAGCAAACCACAGACCCACCAGAGCCAGGGAGTACATCTGACCTCCGATATTGGCAGCTGCTTACTTGCATGAGTTGCACTTACCTGCCTAGTCCTGCTGTCCTTCGCTTCCTACAGTTTCACTTGCACAG AATGAAAGGCGTTTACCCCAACACGGAAATGGAGAATTGTGCCGATTTCATCCTGTCGTCTCTGGCCAAGACAAAACAGCGCGAGTATGTGCCATCCTATGAGGAGATCTCCGTGCTGATTCAGAGGCAGGAGTTGATATGCACCGTGTACTACCCAGGATGTGGTGTCTGTAAAGTTCCAATTACTTCTCATACTACAGCTGGAGAG TTGGTAGAAGAGCTAATTAAAAAGCTGAAGCTGACCTGCAGTCGAAACGTGTTTGCCCTCTTTGAGCAGAACAACCATTACGAGCAAGCGCTGGGCAAAGCCACTATAGTTGCAGATACCCTCACCAGGTTTGAAAA cttcacGTGTGAAGAGAAAGGGTTTGAAACCCGATGGAGGTTATACTTCAAGCTTTACTGCTTCCTAGAAACAGAGGATGTCCCGAAAGACAGCTTAGAATATTCTTTCCTTTTTCAGCAG GCCCATGAAGCAGTAATCCAAGGCTATCTTCCAACAAATGAGGAAACGTTGCAGTCATTGGCAGCTCTTCGTCTGCAGTTCCTTAATGGTGACTTTTGCCCGAATGCACCTTTCCCTCGGCTAGAGGAGCTGTTTCCCATTTACATTCTTCACTCTCGGGCTTTGGCGTCTAGTAAACCTCACATTACATCAAAGCCTTCCTGTCCCAGCCTTCACAAAGGACTTTTCTCAGGAGCTCTTCCCAATGGATTGTGGAACAACTCTCTAGTTAAACAGAAGGCGGAGGAAAGTCAGAAGTTTAAGGGTCGTGTGAAGGAGGAAGGGGCCAATATGATGTCTGCCATTGTAGACAAATGGAAGGCTCTTCAGAGCATGGATAAAACTGAAGTCATGGCCACTTATCTGTCCATAGTTAAACAGTGGTCTGGTTATGGATCCACGTTATTTGACATTGACTTTTATATG AGTTCTGTTGGGAGTTTCTCACAGCGGCTGTGGTTGGGCATCAGTGCCACCTCTATTAGTCTCTACAAGCAGGGAGAAGTGGATGCTTTTGAAAACATTCAGTACAGTCAAATCACATCCTTTGGTGTTTCGGACAATTCCACGTTTAAAGTGTCAGTGGGAGAAAGAGAAATGATCTTCGAAACGACTAAG GTTGATGAGATCACTCAGCTTATTAACATGTACCTCACCTGCATCAGTAATGGGTCTCCCCATCCTGGTGAAAGCAGCAGCAATTCTTCTGAAGACCCGAGCCAGCTGGTCTGA
- the PLEKHH3 gene encoding pleckstrin homology domain-containing family H member 3 isoform X4, which yields MCKDDQDVIVKGWLQREVSGEARRPWSRLKKYWFVLTPDSLDCYNSNEKPNKRLGSLVLTSLCSVMWPSKQTYKETGYWNVTVHGRKHCYRLYTEHLNEAVHWVCAIQKVIDRKDPMETPTQLLIKDIEENHCNQETVEEIYKLNPILRHTKSPLYAPLLPFAYGSDDHSPHNVKGYTALRDEAVKIFNSLQQMESERDPVPLMQGVLQTCLDLRPLRDEVYCQVIKQTTDPPEPGSTSDLRYWQLLTCMSCTYLPSPAVLRFLQFHLHRMKGVYPNTEMENCADFILSSLAKTKQREYVPSYEEISVLIQRQELICTVYYPGCGVCKVPITSHTTAGELVEELIKKLKLTCSRNVFALFEQNNHYEQALGKATIVADTLTRFENFTCEEKGFETRWRLYFKLYCFLETEDVPKDSLEYSFLFQQAHEAVIQGYLPTNEETLQSLAALRLQFLNGDFCPNAPFPRLEELFPIYILHSRALASSKPHITSKPSCPSLHKGLFSGALPNGLWNNSLVKQKAEESQKFKGRVKEEGANMMSAIVDKWKALQSMDKTEVMATYLSIVKQWSGYGSTLFDIDFYMSSVGSFSQRLWLGISATSISLYKQGEVDAFENIQYSQITSFGVSDNSTFKVSVGEREMIFETTKVDEITQLINMYLTCISNGSPHPGESSSNSSEDPSQLV from the exons ATGTGCAAGGACGACCAGGATGTCATTGTGAAAG GGTGGTTGCAGCGCGAAGTTAGTGGCGAAGCCAGACGGCCCTGGTCCAGACTGAAGAAATACTGGTTTGTCCTGACTCCAGATTCCCTAGATTGCTATAACAGCAATGAGAAGCCTAACAAACGCTTGGGAAGCTTGGTgctcaccagcttgtgttctgtcATGTGGCCATCTAAACAAACTTACAAGGAGACAG GGTACTGGAATGTAACTGTGCATGGAAGGAAGCACTGTTACCGCTTATACACAGAACATCTCAATGAGGCTGTACACTGGGTGTGTGCCATCCAGAAAGTGATAGACCGCAAAGACCCAATGGAGACTCCCACACAGCTGCTGATAAAAGACATTGAA GAGAATCATTGCAACCAAGAAACTGTGGAAGAAATCTACAAATTGAACCCCATTCTACGGCATACAAAGAGCCCCCTCTATGCTCCACTTTTACCCTTCGCTTATGGATCTGACGATCATTCCC CTCATAACGTCAAGGGTTACACAGCTCTACGAGATGAAGCGGTGAAAATATTTAACTCCCTACAGCAAATGGAGAGCGAACGAGACCCTGTGCCGCTAATGCAGGGCGTTCTTCAGACGTGCCTAGACCTACGGCCTCTACGAGACGAGGTTTACTGCCAGGTTATAAAGCAAACCACAGACCCACCAGAGCCAGGGAGTACATCTGACCTCCGATATTGGCAGCTGCTTACTTGCATGAGTTGCACTTACCTGCCTAGTCCTGCTGTCCTTCGCTTCCTACAGTTTCACTTGCACAG AATGAAAGGCGTTTACCCCAACACGGAAATGGAGAATTGTGCCGATTTCATCCTGTCGTCTCTGGCCAAGACAAAACAGCGCGAGTATGTGCCATCCTATGAGGAGATCTCCGTGCTGATTCAGAGGCAGGAGTTGATATGCACCGTGTACTACCCAGGATGTGGTGTCTGTAAAGTTCCAATTACTTCTCATACTACAGCTGGAGAG TTGGTAGAAGAGCTAATTAAAAAGCTGAAGCTGACCTGCAGTCGAAACGTGTTTGCCCTCTTTGAGCAGAACAACCATTACGAGCAAGCGCTGGGCAAAGCCACTATAGTTGCAGATACCCTCACCAGGTTTGAAAA cttcacGTGTGAAGAGAAAGGGTTTGAAACCCGATGGAGGTTATACTTCAAGCTTTACTGCTTCCTAGAAACAGAGGATGTCCCGAAAGACAGCTTAGAATATTCTTTCCTTTTTCAGCAG GCCCATGAAGCAGTAATCCAAGGCTATCTTCCAACAAATGAGGAAACGTTGCAGTCATTGGCAGCTCTTCGTCTGCAGTTCCTTAATGGTGACTTTTGCCCGAATGCACCTTTCCCTCGGCTAGAGGAGCTGTTTCCCATTTACATTCTTCACTCTCGGGCTTTGGCGTCTAGTAAACCTCACATTACATCAAAGCCTTCCTGTCCCAGCCTTCACAAAGGACTTTTCTCAGGAGCTCTTCCCAATGGATTGTGGAACAACTCTCTAGTTAAACAGAAGGCGGAGGAAAGTCAGAAGTTTAAGGGTCGTGTGAAGGAGGAAGGGGCCAATATGATGTCTGCCATTGTAGACAAATGGAAGGCTCTTCAGAGCATGGATAAAACTGAAGTCATGGCCACTTATCTGTCCATAGTTAAACAGTGGTCTGGTTATGGATCCACGTTATTTGACATTGACTTTTATATG AGTTCTGTTGGGAGTTTCTCACAGCGGCTGTGGTTGGGCATCAGTGCCACCTCTATTAGTCTCTACAAGCAGGGAGAAGTGGATGCTTTTGAAAACATTCAGTACAGTCAAATCACATCCTTTGGTGTTTCGGACAATTCCACGTTTAAAGTGTCAGTGGGAGAAAGAGAAATGATCTTCGAAACGACTAAG GTTGATGAGATCACTCAGCTTATTAACATGTACCTCACCTGCATCAGTAATGGGTCTCCCCATCCTGGTGAAAGCAGCAGCAATTCTTCTGAAGACCCGAGCCAGCTGGTCTGA
- the PLEKHH3 gene encoding pleckstrin homology domain-containing family H member 3 isoform X2 gives MPLQGFWWWVCCRHGFTLLGREYGEKEEEEESLEMSSPGVQMTNRNGSPDVGVTQPVRASNGVERPLHVSEEKHSLITPSSKVMCKDDQDVIVKGWLQREVSGEARRPWSRLKKYWFVLTPDSLDCYNSNEKPNKRLGSLVLTSLCSVMWPSKQTYKETGYWNVTVHGRKHCYRLYTEHLNEAVHWVCAIQKVIDRKDPMETPTQLLIKDIEENHCNQETVEEIYKLNPILRHTKSPLYAPLLPFAYGSDDHSPHNVKGYTALRDEAVKIFNSLQQMESERDPVPLMQGVLQTCLDLRPLRDEVYCQVIKQTTDPPEPGSTSDLRYWQLLTCMSCTYLPSPAVLRFLQFHLHRMKGVYPNTEMENCADFILSSLAKTKQREYVPSYEEISVLIQRQELICTVYYPGCGVCKVPITSHTTAGELVEELIKKLKLTCSRNVFALFEQNNHYEQALGKATIVADTLTSFTCEEKGFETRWRLYFKLYCFLETEDVPKDSLEYSFLFQQAHEAVIQGYLPTNEETLQSLAALRLQFLNGDFCPNAPFPRLEELFPIYILHSRALASSKPHITSKPSCPSLHKGLFSGALPNGLWNNSLVKQKAEESQKFKGRVKEEGANMMSAIVDKWKALQSMDKTEVMATYLSIVKQWSGYGSTLFDIDFYMSSVGSFSQRLWLGISATSISLYKQGEVDAFENIQYSQITSFGVSDNSTFKVSVGEREMIFETTKVDEITQLINMYLTCISNGSPHPGESSSNSSEDPSQLV, from the exons GCCGTTACATGTCTCTGAGGAAAAACACAGCCTGATAACACCGAGCAGCAAGGTTATGTGCAAGGACGACCAGGATGTCATTGTGAAAG GGTGGTTGCAGCGCGAAGTTAGTGGCGAAGCCAGACGGCCCTGGTCCAGACTGAAGAAATACTGGTTTGTCCTGACTCCAGATTCCCTAGATTGCTATAACAGCAATGAGAAGCCTAACAAACGCTTGGGAAGCTTGGTgctcaccagcttgtgttctgtcATGTGGCCATCTAAACAAACTTACAAGGAGACAG GGTACTGGAATGTAACTGTGCATGGAAGGAAGCACTGTTACCGCTTATACACAGAACATCTCAATGAGGCTGTACACTGGGTGTGTGCCATCCAGAAAGTGATAGACCGCAAAGACCCAATGGAGACTCCCACACAGCTGCTGATAAAAGACATTGAA GAGAATCATTGCAACCAAGAAACTGTGGAAGAAATCTACAAATTGAACCCCATTCTACGGCATACAAAGAGCCCCCTCTATGCTCCACTTTTACCCTTCGCTTATGGATCTGACGATCATTCCC CTCATAACGTCAAGGGTTACACAGCTCTACGAGATGAAGCGGTGAAAATATTTAACTCCCTACAGCAAATGGAGAGCGAACGAGACCCTGTGCCGCTAATGCAGGGCGTTCTTCAGACGTGCCTAGACCTACGGCCTCTACGAGACGAGGTTTACTGCCAGGTTATAAAGCAAACCACAGACCCACCAGAGCCAGGGAGTACATCTGACCTCCGATATTGGCAGCTGCTTACTTGCATGAGTTGCACTTACCTGCCTAGTCCTGCTGTCCTTCGCTTCCTACAGTTTCACTTGCACAG AATGAAAGGCGTTTACCCCAACACGGAAATGGAGAATTGTGCCGATTTCATCCTGTCGTCTCTGGCCAAGACAAAACAGCGCGAGTATGTGCCATCCTATGAGGAGATCTCCGTGCTGATTCAGAGGCAGGAGTTGATATGCACCGTGTACTACCCAGGATGTGGTGTCTGTAAAGTTCCAATTACTTCTCATACTACAGCTGGAGAG TTGGTAGAAGAGCTAATTAAAAAGCTGAAGCTGACCTGCAGTCGAAACGTGTTTGCCCTCTTTGAGCAGAACAACCATTACGAGCAAGCGCTGGGCAAAGCCACTATAGTTGCAGATACCCTCACCAG cttcacGTGTGAAGAGAAAGGGTTTGAAACCCGATGGAGGTTATACTTCAAGCTTTACTGCTTCCTAGAAACAGAGGATGTCCCGAAAGACAGCTTAGAATATTCTTTCCTTTTTCAGCAG GCCCATGAAGCAGTAATCCAAGGCTATCTTCCAACAAATGAGGAAACGTTGCAGTCATTGGCAGCTCTTCGTCTGCAGTTCCTTAATGGTGACTTTTGCCCGAATGCACCTTTCCCTCGGCTAGAGGAGCTGTTTCCCATTTACATTCTTCACTCTCGGGCTTTGGCGTCTAGTAAACCTCACATTACATCAAAGCCTTCCTGTCCCAGCCTTCACAAAGGACTTTTCTCAGGAGCTCTTCCCAATGGATTGTGGAACAACTCTCTAGTTAAACAGAAGGCGGAGGAAAGTCAGAAGTTTAAGGGTCGTGTGAAGGAGGAAGGGGCCAATATGATGTCTGCCATTGTAGACAAATGGAAGGCTCTTCAGAGCATGGATAAAACTGAAGTCATGGCCACTTATCTGTCCATAGTTAAACAGTGGTCTGGTTATGGATCCACGTTATTTGACATTGACTTTTATATG AGTTCTGTTGGGAGTTTCTCACAGCGGCTGTGGTTGGGCATCAGTGCCACCTCTATTAGTCTCTACAAGCAGGGAGAAGTGGATGCTTTTGAAAACATTCAGTACAGTCAAATCACATCCTTTGGTGTTTCGGACAATTCCACGTTTAAAGTGTCAGTGGGAGAAAGAGAAATGATCTTCGAAACGACTAAG GTTGATGAGATCACTCAGCTTATTAACATGTACCTCACCTGCATCAGTAATGGGTCTCCCCATCCTGGTGAAAGCAGCAGCAATTCTTCTGAAGACCCGAGCCAGCTGGTCTGA